tctaaaaggcattatgatgaaatacttaagttagtttcaggagaatgttgttgattctatggatctcttatttgttggaatgatgtgggagaaagaaaagaaaaatgattatagaatattaagagcatttgatactaaagattctcctatttctgtcaagtcaattatgatctctgtgtagaatcaagagaaattaatttcttgggatataattatggcattttaatccaaggttgggagtttggaattcttttgaaggatACCAAAATAACTTACTACGTGTGgtaaatagaaaggatcaagttttgagatgctatgatttttgtatgtcaaaatcttgtgagtaGGTACTCCGAGAGGGAGACTACTTGAGGTCTCGGGGATGATATAACGGATGcatatttttaaagtttgaggcttcaagtaagttaatttcgaggacgaaattttttttaagggggagagtatgtgatacccagaaaaaaaaaaaaaaaaaaaaaaaagagagaggtggacgggccggcccgaaaagaccgggcccatccaccatatacgatcgtgcctagggcacgatcgtgggagaagaaacacacacaaaaaaaaaaaaaagggaaggggggagagcggcggcggcgacgtCCGGGAGAGGTTGGTCGCCGGAGGGGTTGATCGTCGGAGAGGAGaccgagatccggccggccaCGGAGGAAGTTTTCTTCGGTGAAGACCTCCCGCAAACGGGAGAAAAAGCTTTGGACCCGTGTGTGTGCTCATGGATTTCTTCCTCCGATTCCTCACCGGAAAGGCCGCCGGAGCACTCATCGGACTGAGGTAAGCGTGGATCTTTCCTTGCGTATCATTTGCTTGTTTTTTTGGGTCGTGTGGATGGGATTTTGGCCGGCGGATCGTCGGAAAAAGggtccgaaacagggtacccctgtttcggcctcttctttccggtttttggccgccgccggccgccgagaTGGCCGGGATTCATGGCGGTTGGAGTTGGTTGGATCTGTGAGGGGGGTCAGAGAGGGTTTTCTAGGTTATGTATGTGATGAGGGAGGGTGGAtccgaggtcttcttcctcgggattccatcctctcctcctcttcccctcgtcgGTTGGCCACCGCGGCGGTGACGGCGGCTGGGTGTCGTCGGTTgggggccgagccaccatcacggtgaCCATTCCGtggaagaaatggaggaagggggaggggtctGTGTcggttggaaagaagaagaaggagaagaagaagaagaagaagaaaaaggaggagggaaaataagaatataataataataataataataagaggagaaggaaaagaagaagaagaggaagagacttcttcttctctctttctcttggcggccaccatcgccggtgactgcagcaggggcggccggcgatggttcggccaatggtggccgagggtggggaaggtgagggcacagccaccccggctgttgcccttggaccaaagaggtggaggaagaacccttctctatcatccacccttcttttggtcttttcatcgggaccggccatcgtcgccggcgtggcagcggccacggctggcgacgacatgggtcggtggtacaagggtgggagtcgggccaccccgactgccctagacttggagagattgagatgtttggggatctggttatggaccccatagtaaatatcaattatggtttggaataattaaatattaaataatttagttgtgatttataattgatgttgtagaggaagagtcggcggtgccaggagattttgatcaggggactcagcacccccaGCTCGTAGTTGTGATCCGGATCTGTAATTGTGACAGTCTACAATCTCTGTAAGAAttcctacatctgagcacttctatgcatatattgatttatcgttggatttattttaCGGTTGTGTTGTTATTGCTTGTGAGCTGATATGACACATATGAGATGAATGtttatcaacatattttcattattatgttgttattgtttatgtgttgatgcggcacctatgaggcgtgcatgttgttttaatgaatatattgagataaattcatttgggaagaaataacatattttttgaaaatttatgaaaatatgtgatgtgatgggaatgtgattgaacatgtaaaactagacatgtaatatgggttggactaaccttgtcatgagatagcggccacgagctgatgcgtgggatagcctctacgggcttacggatagcggccacgagctgatgcgtgggatagcctttacgggcttacgcgtgggatagcctccacgggcttacggatagcggccacgagctgatgcgtgggatagcctccacgggcttacggatagcggccacgagctgatgcgtgggatagcctccacgggcttacgcgtgggatagcctctacgagcttatgcgtaggatagcggccacgagctgatgcgtgggatagcctccacgggcttacgcgtgggatagctgccacgagcttatgcgtgggatttgtgcagtcttggactgggacatgatcttggttagtccaacgccagaaatgaaaagtttgaaaacttggaatctgagtaatacgggaatggatcacataatgtgaaaaaggattggtgtatatgtactgattacatatatttgttgtttgttgagcttttgaaatgatgaaatgatatgtatattttgatacttgattattttatgattttgttgtgtgtggctgttgggattcttactgggctggaaaagctcatactacacttccattttttttcagaggcactggattcgtagaatctgtcggatgggacaagaagtgagctcgatctgagtcagactgctagatagttagaagtcaatttatctcttatttatggacatttgaatttatgtaatcattcagtacattttggttggatctgattgaattccattaattattgattttggcatttattggaattattggaattattggaattgttgtttatcttaggccttgcatgatctttagggcattgctctagggatcatgcggccggtcgcgtgccggacccgggtgatGGGTTCGGGGGCGTGACAGTGTGACTATGAATGAACTAGTAGAAAAGGTTAAACTCTTACACGTATGCTGATTCAACTTACCAATGCTTTTAAGTTACAAAATCAATGACATCTGTTGCAAATGTTGTATGTGTACGCTTGGTGTCCTCTGGGATAGTGACACAGGAAGACAGGACTTGGATGATACTAGCAGGGATCAAGAATCttattcttgttgtttgtatgtaAACTTGAAGAGTTATTTTGAGGCTTATAAGTTCAATACTCTTACTGAGATTAAACAGGTTATCTAAAGTCCATAATTGAGCTTCTAAGGTCCTTTGGGAGAAGTAACTATTCGATCCTTTTCAAAATGTTGAGAGTGATTTGAAAAGGAAAGATAGACTGTATCCTCTAATTTAAGAAGTCATTCTTTTTGAGGGAATCACATTTTGAGAAACACAGGgtacattttttattaaaatattataaaactaGAATGATTTCAACCAGGAGTAGTCTTGATTCATTACTAATATACatcaaagcatcatgaagtgAGATCAGGAATGCAATGATATGTGATGCCCTAGTTGGAAATGTATGGCAGTAATCATAAAACATGGTTAAGCCAGATAAAATAAACAACACataaataattaacaaataATGCACCAGATATTCAAGTAATTTTACATCTGCCatcattttttgttttctatcttttctttgtTAAGGTACACATTCATAGATTGCACCCTGGTTGATAAAAGGGCATGACCTCTTGGTTTGATAGTGCTACATTCCAATGATGAGGATGTCATTTCagtctttcaagaataaaaagATATTTAGAGAATAGGGTCAAATATATGAAACTAGTGTTATTTGTGAAGTGTCTGCATTGGGGAGGATGTTGAGAATAGGATTGCTATTCTGCCTTGTCATGCATTATTAGTTTATTCTTGTTACTATATTCTTCCTTGCAATTTGATTGGCTCATTATCTGAACATGGATTCTGAAGCTCCTATAACATGCCCTTATATAGTATAGAACTCCGTGTTTGAAGAAgaaatattttgattttattaggtGTATTCGTATACGTATTATATGAAGAACCtgccaaagcaaaaaaaaaaaaaaaagaagtttcgTATAATACCATCAATCTATGTTAGCAGATTTTCAGCTCTACCAACCACTCTATGGTGTTGACAAATATTCACTTAGTTTTGTTCTCATAAGGCATCCTACGAATGATAATGTGATTTATATCTGAGATATATTCATGCTACATGAATTTTTTAGTTCTAATTTGCTTGCTTGCATGTAACTTGGCTGCAACTTCTGCCCTTATAGCGCACCGAACATAGTATAGAGataaatatgaaaagaaaattatagCCAAAGGAGAAGTTGCTGCGATGTCCCATTTGTTCACAAAATTTTTATGATCTTTCTTGATGCAGCTTTCAGAAACCATGGCCAGAAGAGGGATGAACTTAACTGTCAGCGATCAAGCTATACGTCTGGATCTTGTAGCCAAAGCCAGAGGCATTGCTTCTGCTGAAGATTACTTCATCAATCTCCCAGAGACTGCTAAAAATCACCTTACATATGGTGCGCTCCTCAACTGCTACTGCAAGGAGTTAATGACTGACAAGGCTGAGGCCCTTATGGAAAAAATGAAGGAGCTGAAGTTTACCTCGAGTCCTATGGCCTATAACAGCTTGATGACGCTCTACAGTAAAATCAACCAACCAGAAAAGGTTCCTACTATTATACAAGAGATGAAGACTAATGATGTTTTGCTGGATTGTTATACTTACAATGTCTGGATGAGGGCTCTAGCTGCCATCAATGACATCTTTGGTGTTGAAAGAGTGATAGAAGAGATGAAAAGGAATGGGCGAGTTACTGCTGATTGGACGACTTATAGTAATCTggcatccatttatgtagatgCTGGCATGTTTCAGAAGGCAGAAGGAGCTCTCAAAGAACTAGAGAAAAGAAAGACGGATGATGATCTTGGAGCCTATCAGTTCTTGATCACATTGTATGGCCGAACTGGAAATCTAGTTGAAGTGCACCGCATCTGGCGCTCTCTGAAGTTGGCACATCCTAAGATCGCAAATGTAAGCTATCTGAATATGATTCAGGTGCTGGTGAATTTGAAGGACTTGCCAGGTGCTGAAGAATGTTTTAAGGATTGGAAATCCAAGTGCGCAACATATGATATCCGGGTAGCAAATGCGATGATTAGGGCTTATGCTAAAGAGGGCATGTTAGATAAGGCTGAAGCTGTTAAGAAGCATGCCAAGATGCGAGGGGCGAGACTTAATGCCAAAACATGGGAGATCTTCATGGAATATTATCTGAATAAAGGTGATATGAAAATGGTGCACTGGTGTGCTGACCGTGCAATtaagaagggaagaagccatGGTAGGATTTGGGTCCCACCGCTTGTAGTGATCCGGGCTATAATGGCGTACTTTGAGGAGAAGAAGGATGTTGCAGGTGCTGAAAAATTCATTGAGCTTCTCCAGAAAGTGGACTATGATCTGGGAGCAGAGGTATTTGAAGCCCTCATAAGGACTTATGTTGCAGCTGGGAAGAACAGCCCAGGGATGCGGAGGCGTTTGAAGATGGAGAATGTGGTTGTGAGTGAAGCCACTGAAAAATTGCTTGACACTCTGTGCGTTGAATGATTCTTTCTTAATATAAAGTTGATGGTGCTACATTTTTCCAACTTAGCAACTGATTATTTTGAGGTATAttcattttgacctaaaataaGCTTTTCCCAATCGCTATTTTTGTGTGATGTTGTATCCGGTTCAAATTTCCAGTTGTGAGTTCTCATAGATTGTATACACATTGGTACGAACTTGTAATAGAACAATGTCTCGCAGCTCTTATTAAGTTTGTCTACGGTACACATTCCTGGAATATCTCGTCATGATGATGAGAAGGTTTACAACTTTACATCTAAGTTGTAGGCTGTTGATGAAGATAGTTTCGACACACCATAAGAGAGAATAGATCTGTCTTGCTATTCGTTAGCCATTGGTGTTGCTGTTCACGAGCCATTGGTGTTGATGAATATATGTCAAGCTCCAAATGCTGATGCTATATATAATCAAAGTCACAAGTTAATTCGTCTAGGTCATTTGTCCACTCAAATTATTCAGAGATCAAATAAGTGAAGTTTATGAGATTCTAGGCACCGGCCAATCGCACTCAGATACTAAATGATCTTGAAAAAGCGACCACCTAACGATGGCAAACGAGACTAATAAGCCGCACACACGATGGACGGGCCGTCCTGCCCGTCTGAGCCTGAAACATTTCAGATGGGTTTAGGCCTGGTTTTTAAGCCCGGCAGGCCGAGCCGGGCTTCAAATGTGAGCTTTCCTGTTAAAACAGGCCAGACTTGGTTCTAGTTCTGCCTGGCCCGAGCCTAACTCAACCCAAATCTTATATAACATATATTGTATACTTATGCCCTGATTATGGCGatcaaaaaatatcaatagCTCTCTTCCATGCACTGACACTTCTTATGAATAACTATAAATACAATTTCATAGCTCTTACCAATACGGCAATACCTGTCAAATATTAAATCTTTGcagctatttttatatttttaaactgaaaaaaaaaatccaaaaaatccGAGACCTGGCCTGAAGCTCGAGTAAGTACTAGATTCGGACCTAGCTCATATCAGTTATATTTTTGGTTGAGTCGAGCTCGAACCCAGCCCGGCCCTCCCATTGAACAAGTCTACTGGCCTCCAAGAGATCATCAAACTTCCAATAAAATGTAAATttgcaacaacaaaaaaaaaatcctattttcaaataaatatagaCAAGCttgtgaaaatataaaatataaaaaatggtAATACTGTATGGTGATCATGTGCTCGAGGGCTACCATGCGTTCATTCTTTAACAGCTTGATCTTGTGGACAAGGGAGACAATTGTTGCTGGGCCCTGATGAGCAAGGAATTGTCCTGTtcacaaaagaaaaactaaaacaTTATGTTAGATGAAGCGAGGGATTATCAAGATGGCTCCAACTATTTCAGCTCGTTACGGGAAATGGTACCAATGACCTGGATTTAAGTCACCATCCTCACCAATTTTTTTATGGATTTTCTCCCTCCTAGTTCTACATGAAAATAgaaattataaataataataatagtagtagCATCAGCAGCAgcgaataataataataataataacaataaaaagCAATGTCCTGGTACTTGAAGTTGGACTCTTGTACAAAATGATATATGGTCCACATATCTTTTTGAAAAAGAATGATTTGTGGCATCCCATCAATCTCAGGATTGCACCCAGCATATCTGCATAACATCCTCTGTGGGTGGAAATACAGCTTGAATATTCATAGATTTAGCTTAAGAAGAAATGGTTGAAGCCTCTTGCAAACCCAAATGCTGCAATTTACTTTTTGAGGAAATTATTATCCTATACATGGATGGAGGATACAAGCTCCAGCTAAAATGATATAATCCCATACCAACTGCTTCCCATCTCCTTAAGCAATATTGCTGGATATCATGACATGGCACCAAAGTACCTCCGAAAATGGTGATTGGAGCTACAAATGGAAAGCACTCCTCAGATGCCATGCGCTTACTAAGAAATGAAAATCATCACACCAGAACAGTGAAAATGTCTATCTGGGCAAGATTTTGGGATGAGAAATCACTACTTTCAAAGTCATTTCCCACCTTGGTGTTCTTAAGACGTAAATAATTCTCTCATTGACACTAACAAATGCGGACAAAAATGTGCCATTAACTTCATGTCCTGAACTCCATCATCATCACTACCACCCTTCAGCATCTTGTTTCTAATATGGTTGCCATGGGCTTCCTTTCTTCTGTCCATTTTTCTGATTGGATAATCCTTGGGCTGTTGTCATTGTGGCCACACTGACATGAAAGATAAACTTCAAATGAGTCTCTTGTTAACAATTTCTTAAGGATAACATATTAATTGCATCTGATCAGATTCTGAATGTGGTATTTGCAAACAAAAAGGGTTGGATTTTGGGGACCTACTACAATATTTTGACATATTGTAACAGGATATGATTAGCAGTTTCAGTCTTCCCTGTGATAAAGATAGGACTGCAACTTGAAAAATAAGATTAGTCTATAAAGTAGATTACTTACATTGTGGAGTGTCTGAGGTTATAGCGCTTCAATCCTGGGGTTACTGTTCCAGGAGATGTTGTTTGTCGTCTTTTCCGACGCCCTCGACGTGATACACTCTCAGAATGCACTTCGCCGTCCCCTGCATCCAGCTCGCTATTTGTCAATCCAGAAGCATCGGAAAAATGGGTGTTCTGCTCTGCATTTGATGGCGACTGATCATCATGAACAGAATCATCTAGGCTTTCTTCATGAACACACTGAGAATGTCTGTCTTCCCCATTTGACTGTTCATCGTGTTTCTCTTCGGAATTCACCCCAGTGATAGCTCTGGCATCTTCAACAACTGCCTTAACAGAAAGCGTTCTTTTGATAATTTTACACCTAGCACTTGAGCTGGATTGGTGCTGTCTCTGTTTCGATGCCTGAACCTGGGAATTAGTCTCAGGAAGCAGAAAAGATCCCTCCCTGCCACTCTTTTCATGAATTGAGGGAAAATTTGGCTCATCTTCCATCTCCGTTGCATTATTGCCTGACTGAAATTTCATCATTTCAGTGGAAATGTCTGCCACTCCAAATGAAGGTTTTGCCTCATCATTGGCTTTATCTAGTCCCTTTGATTCTCCATTATACCAAACTTCACCAACAGATTGAGCCCTACACATATCAACAGAAGTGTTCACAACACTGAAGGATGGTGCATGTTGGAACTTTGCTTCCTCCTCTGAAGCCTCTGCATCAAGATGAGCATTAAATAAAGAGGACTTCTTTATATGACCATCAGAAGACTGATTTGCCACTTTTCCATGAGAGAATAAGCTCGAACATTTTTGCAGAAAGGACTCACAGCCACCTAAAGTAACATGTTGAGGGCTTGTACCCTGAGGAGATGCATCTGTATGCTCACCCTCCATAGGCTCCTTCAAATAGTTATTGGCAAGGCTTGGCAGAAGAATGTTCTCCGAACCCTCAGTTCCTCTTGGAATTTGGATACCATGAACATCTGCATCACCAATTTTGAACCCACAGTTTTTACAACACTTGAACTGCTCAGCCAGGGCAAAAATGCGCTCCTTTTCCTTTATCAAAGCTTCTTGTTGATTCTTCAGGCTCTTCCTGATAAACTGGAGGGTAGTGATGTCCTTCTGAATATCTAGCTGCTCAGCTTCCCATTTATTTCTACAAACATGTAGTTCTTTATCCCCTTCCAGCCAATCTTGATCTGGCTTCAACTTCTGAATTTTCAATTCATCTGCATCCTTGATATCAGCATGTTTCTTCTTGAACAATTCAACAGGATCCAATTGGTGTATTAATGAGTTTCCAAGAGTCTCCTTTACCGCTCCGACCTCTTCCAACTCCCTCTGGATAAGAATGGTTAATTTCAGCCTCTCTTTTTTCAACTTCCCCTCTTCAACACATCGCCATTTTTCAAACCTTTCTTTCTCAACATTGAGCTGTTTTAGCTCTGTTTCCAATGCTAATTTTCTATTATCCAGCACTTCTGACTCTTTCTCAAGTCTGTCCCTTTCCTTTCTCAGCTCTTCAGTTTCTTTTCTGTGTGCTTCTTTCATGATCCTGTAATCATCAACCTCCTGCTCTAATTTTGATTGCAGTAGAAGATGGTACACCCTCTCCTCCCTAGCTACTTCAAGATTTTCCCTCTCCTTGATAGTTTGCAGCCTTTCAGCTTCCATTGCAGCTCTTGAATTCTCAAGTTCAGTTTGAGAAGACACCAGCTTCTGGGTATCTCTAGCTAGGTTCTCTTTTTCATCCTTCAACTTATTCTCATCTTTTCTTATGGAGTCCTCCCTCTCCTTTAAAGCATCCAATATCTCGTTAAACCTTTTATCTTTGTTCTTCAATTTCTGCAATTCAATCTCCAAATCCTGCTCtttattaaaaatttgaacCTCTCTGACATTGATTTCAATGGACTTCTGCTCCACTGCATCCAATCTGTCTTTCACCTCTTGATCAAAGatgttccttttcttctccatcTCCAACTCAAACTCACGTTTCGTGGATTCCAGAATCATTTTGTGATCGTCTAAAAGTTTCTGGATCTCTACCTTCACAATTCCAAAAAGATGAGACAGGATTATCAATTGAAAGTGGGGAACAACTTGTGTGGTCAAGAAAATATGTTAAAAGTAAAACCTAAAGGAGGCCTGCAATGAAACAATAAATAAACAACAGGATCCTATGATTAATGGAGATACAAATGGAATTCACCAAGAGTAAGTTAAACTTCAGCTGCTAATAAAATCACCATCCAAACGCAAAACATCCAGTCCACGAACACAGCTCAGATGTTGACAcagttaatattttatttgaataAACAAGTACTTCGACGAAGATTCAGGTTGCAAGAGCATCTACTATTGTAACAGTAAATTTCATACTTGAAATTGTTCCTTTGCAGATCAAGATTAAGTCCTTCTGATGCGTCTACTATTATGTATAGCATAACATATGTTAGCACACAGAGGCTGAATATAGGGCTTTCTTGCACAGTCCTTGCAACATGCAGAAATATTCTGCTAAATTAATACATGAAGACACTTTTATAACCACATGCCTATCCCACCCCTATTTGTAATCTGGCCTTTTATGTGATGATTATAGGACTATGTTGCATACGGCTCTTTGGCATATTGGTGTCTTCTAAGCCTTAAAAATGCTACAAAGCGAAAGAGAAATGCAAGCAAGCATTGGCAGCTTGAAAACAGCAATATACTTAATAGTCAAGCAATTTGCAATAAATTTTCAGCATTTCACAATAGACACACATCCTCTAAAATtaagattttcttcttttgcaactaaacatttctctttcttcctcgacaGCTTATTGCAATCAAAGtaacaaaaatttgaaaaaaaataaagttggaAAAAGAGACAACATATTTGGGGTAGTTCAAGCAAAACTAACTTAAATCTAACCTTCCCTTTAGCATCTAAAGCTTCCAGTCTTGTGCTGATAtccttctctttattttttaatgaattattaGCAACTTCTGTTTCTTTTCTAGCCTCTTCaagctcttcttccttttggagAACAATATCTCTCCGATTTGCCTCATTCTCTCCCTCATCAAGGAATCTCTGCTCCTCATCAAGCTTTTTCTGACCATCCTGCAGCTTCTGTTCCCAAGCTCGCAGCTTCTGTTCCCAAGCTCGGAACACTTCTCTTTGTTGAGTGAGGTCGTTCTCATGTTTCCTCTTTCTGGAAGTTGTAGATTACAATTACAATCACCATTCAAGAAACAAAAGCAATTTCAAGGAATCAAAGAATGTAAGCATCAAGGCACATTAATCAACTAGGTAAAAACTTAAACTAGAAGGGCAAAAGGAATACCCAGTTGTAAAGGCTGTGGATTCTTTTCGAAGCTCAGGCTCATGAACCTCCACATCCTCTAACTTTCTATCCATCTCTGGACTCCTCCAACTTTCTTCTGCTAGCCTAGGATCTACAGAATGTAGCTTTCCTTTAATCTCCAAATATCTATCCCCAATACTTGCCTCCAGAGCATGAGTTTCGGCCAACTTCTCATCAAACATGAATTTAGCTTCCACATTTTCCCCCGACTTATCATGAAAGGCCTTTTCAAGCTGAATAAAAACAGATCCAGTGAGAGAGAGATGAAATAAATGCCTTGAAACATAAGTGAGGAAACAGAGACATAAGACAATTCCATCAGAGGGGGGGAGAAAAGATAAACAAAGCAGATCAATCATTTCTTCTACAACGAAAAGATACTAAGAGTACCTAGAAATGCATGAAACGTAAAAATTCCTTAGGATAAGAAACTCAACAGTCAGGCATGAATGCAACAAGCTTTAAAAGTAATTTTTGCAATGCATGTATGGTATTGACCACGTGTCAAATTTTGAGGATGATCTCTCAAAATGACAAGAAATGATGCATCCACATCTCAGCACACAATAAAGTATCAATTGTAAAGCTAAAAGCATATAAGGTTTCCATTCAGCttatataaattattaaaaaaggTTGCCTAGTAGATGATACTCCTGCCACTGCACAGTCTAGTGAGGGTCAGAAGTATGCAACTAGCTACCTTACCCCCACGGCGGAGAGATTGTTTCCATGTTTCAAATCTATGGTTCCAGGTCACAATGGAACAACCTTACAATTGCATTGAGGCTCACCCTCCAGCTTGCATAAATTAttcaatatacatatatatatatatataattttatgctGAACAAGTATTTATGCTGcagattttctttattttgagtGTAAACATAATTATCATTGATAGTTTAAGATCAATGGGAGTGTTGGCTTCAAAAATACATTTTCCTGTATTCAGCATGAATCAACTCACCGTAACTCAAAATTGTGCAAGTACCTATTACTTGATATGGCATGTTTTTATAATTTTGCTATCCAGCATGTTGATCACCCAATTGCAACTACTACGAGACCACATCATGACATATCCTGAGTCTAAAATCATGTCCTGACATTTTATGGAGTTAAAGCCTTAGAGGATAGACTATGGAGGCATAGACAGTGCTCTGTCTAATCCTCACCACACTTTTTAGATTAATCACAGCTGATGCTAGCATTAGATTCCATACAATTAATGTCCTCTCCTTCATGGATCAACATTTAGCTGAGTTTTTGTTGCATTCACCAACTACAAGATATTTTTTCTCTAACAACTGTTTGCATCCCGAGTCTTCTCAAGCCTTTCAATAATGCATGTCTTTTAATGCTAGCAAACAGCTTAATCAATAAGGCAGCTTCATCAAATGAGAAATCAACGACTTTCTATGTTTCAGCTACCTTGATTGCACACTTAGCTGCTTTTCCACAATGATAAGATGCAAAAACCATGCCAGAACAGCACCACAAAGGACAAATTATATATCTCTAGGATGTGAAACAGacacaaaaataatataaatattaatttaaaaccaCAGTAGAAGAATACAACCCAATTTGGTTGTGAATCTCctctaccccccccccccccaacaagaaaaaaaaaagcgcaccccagaaaaagaaaagaaaagaaaagagaaga
This portion of the Phoenix dactylifera cultivar Barhee BC4 chromosome 11, palm_55x_up_171113_PBpolish2nd_filt_p, whole genome shotgun sequence genome encodes:
- the LOC103715138 gene encoding LOW QUALITY PROTEIN: pentatricopeptide repeat-containing protein At1g60770-like (The sequence of the model RefSeq protein was modified relative to this genomic sequence to represent the inferred CDS: inserted 1 base in 1 codon; deleted 1 base in 1 codon) — translated: MATRTKLVAKRSXQYLEEALLQEALAGRGSSTASVRRELDDFLKSRKRVFKWEVGVTIRKLRDRKRFRPALKLSETMARRGMNLTVSDQAIRLDLVAKARGIASAEDYFINLPETAKNHLTYGALLNCYCKELMTDKAEALMEKMKELKFTSSPMAYNSLMTLYSKINQPEKVPTIIQEMKTNDVLLDCYTYNVWMRALAAINDIFGVERVIEEMKRNGRVTADWTTYSNLASIYVDAGMFQKAEGALKELEKRKTDDDLGAYQFLITLYGRTGNLVEVHRIWRSLKLAHPKIANVSYLNMIQVLVNLKDLPGAEECFKDWKSKCATYDIRVANAMIRAYAKEGMLDKAEAVKKHAKMRGARLNAKTWEIFMEYYLNKGDMKMVHWCADRAIKKGRSHGRIWVPPLVVIRAIMAYFEEKKDVAGAEKFIELLQKVDYDLGAEVFEALIRTYVAAGKNSPGMRRRLKMENVVVSEATEKLLDTLCVE
- the LOC103715139 gene encoding protein CROWDED NUCLEI 1-like, which translates into the protein MFTRQKKGWSLLPRATERSSGSVPLNPRDGSGMILNMGNGKGKGIAVAEALPPPPQASLGGDKGAVLARECGEEEVWRSFREAGFLDESVLHRRNCEAFAQRISELEKELYDYQYNMGLLLIEKEEWASKYEEIRKGLAEAGETRKRERAAHWIARSELEGRDENMRKALVVEKQSIVDLEKAFHDKSGENVEAKFMFDEKLAETHALEASIGDRYLEIKGKLHSVDPRLAEESWRSPEMDRKLEDVEVHEPELRKESTAFTTGKRKHENDLTQQREVFRAWEQKLRAWEQKLQDGQKKLDEEQRFLDEGENEANRRDIVLQKEEELEEARKETEVANNSLKNKEKDISTRLEALDAKGKVEIQKLLDDHKMILESTKREFELEMEKKRNIFDQEVKDRLDAVEQKSIEINVREVQIFNKEQDLEIELQKLKNKDKRFNEILDALKEREDSIRKDENKLKDEKENLARDTQKLVSSQTELENSRAAMEAERLQTIKERENLEVAREERVYHLLLQSKLEQEVDDYRIMKEAHRKETEELRKERDRLEKESEVLDNRKLALETELKQLNVEKERFEKWRCVEEGKLKKERLKLTILIQRELEEVGAVKETLGNSLIHQLDPVELFKKKHADIKDADELKIQKLKPDQDWLEGDKELHVCRNKWEAEQLDIQKDITTLQFIRKSLKNQQEALIKEKERIFALAEQFKCCKNCGFKIGDADVHGIQIPRGTEGSENILLPSLANNYLKEPMEGEHTDASPQGTSPQHVTLGGCESFLQKCSSLFSHGKVANQSSDGHIKKSSLFNAHLDAEASEEEAKFQHAPSFSVVNTSVDMCRAQSVGEVWYNGESKGLDKANDEAKPSFGVADISTEMMKFQSGNNATEMEDEPNFPSIHEKSGREGSFLLPETNSQVQASKQRQHQSSSSARCKIIKRTLSVKAVVEDARAITGVNSEEKHDEQSNGEDRHSQCVHEESLDDSVHDDQSPSNAEQNTHFSDASGLTNSELDAGDGEVHSESVSRRGRRKRRQTTSPGTVTPGLKRYNLRHSTIVATMTTAQGLSNQKNGQKKGSPWQPY